TCCAACGGGCCCGCTGAAACCCACCGCGCCGCCCGACACCCTTGTTATTTCCTCCCTGTCCGCCAGTTCCGCGCTTTGCGCCCCCAGAGCGGCTCTCAGTTTTGTCAAACTCAGCTCCCTGTCTCCCCGCACAAGGGCGGCAACCGTTTCCGTGTCCGTTTTCACTATCATGGTCTTTATCAGGGAGGAGACGGGCGTTTTCAGAAACTCGGCCACATCGGCGGCGGTTTTCATCCCCGGAGTTTCAACTTCCCTCATGCCTTCCTCTTTGCCCGCCGGGCGGTCGCCGCCGGTTTTTGCCGGGGCAAGTTCAAGATTTGCCGCATAGCCGCAGCCGCAGGTCATAACAACATCCTCTCCCGTGGGAGCGAGAACCATAAACTCATGGGACTCGCTGCCCCCTATGTTGCCCGTGTCCGCCAGAACGGCGCGGAATTCAAGGCCGCAACGCTCAAAAATTCTTTCATAGGCGTCATACATTTTCCGGTACGATTCCCGCGCCCCCTCAACCGAGGCGTCAAAACTGTAGGCGTCCTTCATTATGAACTCCCTTGCCCGCATGACGCCGAAACGCGGGCGAATCTCGTCTCTGAACTTGGTTTGAATCTGATAAAAATTGACGGGCAGTTCTTTGTATGAGCCGACCGTTTTGTCCGCAAGGTCGGTGATTACCTCCTCATGGGTGGGCCCTATGCAGAACTCCCTTTCCGCCCTGTCTTTGAAGCGGAGCAACTCCTTTCCGTAACGCTCCCACCTGCCGCTCTTTTTCCATAACTCGGAGGGCGCAACGGCGGGCAGAAGCAACTCCGTCGCCCCGGCGGCGTTCATCTCCCCGCGCACTATGGCTTCTATCTTCCGCAAAAACCGCAGCCCCAGCGGCAGATAGTCGTAAACGCCCGCCGCCACCTTCCTTATCATTCCCGCGCGCGCCATAAGGCGGTGGCTCGCCACCTCGGCGTCAGACGGGTCGTTCTTGAGAGTGGGTATGAAATATAGGGA
This genomic interval from Candidatus Dadabacteria bacterium contains the following:
- a CDS encoding proline--tRNA ligase; its protein translation is MRFSLYFIPTLKNDPSDAEVASHRLMARAGMIRKVAAGVYDYLPLGLRFLRKIEAIVRGEMNAAGATELLLPAVAPSELWKKSGRWERYGKELLRFKDRAEREFCIGPTHEEVITDLADKTVGSYKELPVNFYQIQTKFRDEIRPRFGVMRAREFIMKDAYSFDASVEGARESYRKMYDAYERIFERCGLEFRAVLADTGNIGGSESHEFMVLAPTGEDVVMTCGCGYAANLELAPAKTGGDRPAGKEEGMREVETPGMKTAADVAEFLKTPVSSLIKTMIVKTDTETVAALVRGDRELSLTKLRAALGAQSAELADREEITRVSGGAVGFSGPVGMKEKIKLVADNSIREMSGAVVGANKKDIHITGVREGRDFSADGFFDIQTAKEGDGCPACETGTLSPVRGIEVGHVFMLGTKYSEVMEATFTDSDGEEKPFVMGCYGIGIGRTAAAAIEQSNDGRSMVIPPAIAPFEAAVIPTNMGDDETVKAAEGIYSGLMDAGVDALIDDRDESAGVKFKDCELIGVPFHIVAGPRGLKEGKVEVKNRMTGEVENVETGKAVEAVRKLLGG